GCGTACTTCACGCTGCAGCCGTACGGCTTGGTCTCGGTCACGGCCGGCTTGCCGCCGGCGAGCAGGGCCGCCAGCGCCGCGGCGACGTGGTTGGTCTCGCCGAGATCCTGCGGGCTCGTGTTGTCGTCGATGGCGCCGGCGTAGGCGACCAGGCCGTCGCGGCCGATCACGAACATCGTCGGCGTGTTGCGGGCCTCGTACGCCTTGCCGGCCGCGCCGGTCGGGTCGAGCAGCACCGGGAAGGTCATGCCGTACTCCTCGACCGCCTTCACGTTGCGCTCGGTGCCGTAGCCGGACTTGCCGGGCGCGGACGAGTTGACCGCCAACCACACGACACCCTTGTCCTTCACCGCGGCGAAGGTCGTGTCCATGGTGCGGTGCAGCTTGTGATGCTTGACGATGAACGGGCAGTCGGGGTTGAACCACTCCAGGACGACGATCTGGCCGCCGGCCAGGTACTTCTGCAGGGAGTGGTGGTTGCCCGCGGTGTCGACGAGGTCGAAGTCCGGGGCCTGCGAGCCCGGGGCCAGCGCGGCCAGGGCGGGGACGGCCAGCAGCAGCGCCAGGGCGCCGCTCAGGGTCAGGGTCGTGGCTCGACGCATCAGGGACCTTCCTTCGGTGAGACGGCGACCGGGGCCGCCGCGATGTTCATTTCGTAGCTGCGGGCGGCACCGTCGCCGCTCCGGACGTACAGGATACCGCGGACCGGCCCGACATGCCCATCCCTCTCGCGCAGGCGCAGCCGCAGGGCCCCGCCGTCGACGGCGGCGTCGGCCAGGGGCGCGACCAAGGGTCCGCAGGAATCCAGCGGGTAGAACTCCAGGCGTCCGGCGCCGGGAACCGCCACCGACAGTTCGGCTCCCGACAGGGCGACCGTCGCGAGTCCCTCCGGCAGCGGCTGCGGCAGTCCCTGGAAGACCCTGGTGATCGCGTCCGCGTCGGGCGTCGGACCGGCGTGGCGCTCCACGGGCAGCGACAGGACCAGCTCCGCGCTCCCCGGCGCGCAGTTCTCCGAGCAGGCGAGCCAGTCCAGGCGCGCGCGGATCTC
This is a stretch of genomic DNA from bacterium. It encodes these proteins:
- a CDS encoding redoxin family protein, yielding MRRATTLTLSGALALLLAVPALAALAPGSQAPDFDLVDTAGNHHSLQKYLAGGQIVVLEWFNPDCPFIVKHHKLHRTMDTTFAAVKDKGVVWLAVNSSAPGKSGYGTERNVKAVEEYGMTFPVLLDPTGAAGKAYEARNTPTMFVIGRDGLVAYAGAIDDNTSPQDLGETNHVAAALAALLAGGKPAVTETKPYGCSVKYAD
- a CDS encoding protein-disulfide reductase DsbD family protein; its protein translation is MPRLRQPIVPLLLVLLACGCAREAGPGPRARDGAVAVELLTAEKAAVPGRILTLGWRFRIDEGWHLYWHGVSDTGVPPSVALTLPAGWEAGPLRWPAPSRHVSPGDILDHVYVGEVVLLQTVRVAADAPLGGRAEIRARLDWLACSENCAPGSAELVLSLPVERHAGPTPDADAITRVFQGLPQPLPEGLATVALSGAELSVAVPGAGRLEFYPLDSCGPLVAPLADAAVDGGALRLRLRERDGHVGPVRGILYVRSGDGAARSYEMNIAAAPVAVSPKEGP